From one Lolium rigidum isolate FL_2022 chromosome 4, APGP_CSIRO_Lrig_0.1, whole genome shotgun sequence genomic stretch:
- the LOC124650539 gene encoding FBD-associated F-box protein At5g60610-like — translation MKPLPPSPDIARNAQDLVAKDQPFSIADYISSGPDVLAAALRKHVEEEARVLGGKHLPRVMDHLYEQISRLLRSSDSTKNLLALHAIVALIDLPFGGPSKFTKLANFLRNVFDVKRDPEILVPASTVLGHLANVGGAVTARQVEQQEMAENAFTVLKNYVPEFFDAMLIASRDPKLVIRERGAEALRAFAHSNMKAAAVCTSKKAKLDGIDLLSLLPDSILCTIISFLRTDDAVRTSALSRRWCHLWRSAPLNLDTAHIRGYCPEQIKVVTKILSQHQGPIRRLHLHSLYFADLDRWFRSPALDNLQEIDIWVARFDDPLPLSVLRFAPTLRVALIAHCSLFEDGDPVFNFPHLKTLALGSLSIWEDTLHSILSGCPVLESLMLNNCAGFKRLVINSPTLRSLGVCDDRHMKELVIQNAPCLERCVRTNLFHTTPVIEVIRAPKLEILGSLAVNFDKLKLGTTVSQEMGRCNLKMSMHSVKILHLTSSGTNLDAVVAFLKVFPCLEKLYIMSTLQMDMKNVHHLDPTDPVECLDHLRYVELKCYMGKKPDVDFARFFVLNAKVLELMKFVVKDKCTQKWITNQYKQLQFDSRASQNARFEFGSYIGRAYPTGCFRVGGFEFGSGHTGKRRVVHQHDDHVLSMADPFDSSSCGLCRIVLHHDDNVL, via the exons ATTTGGTGGCCAAGGACCAGCCCTTCAGCATCGCCGACTACATCTCATCCGGACCG GATGTTCTTGCTGCTGCCCTGCGGAAACATGTTGAGGAGGAAGCTCGTGTTCTCGGCGGCAAACATCTCCCAAGGGTTATGGATCACCTCTATGAGCAGATATCTCGTTTATTGCGAAGCAGTGATTCTACTAAAAATTTGCTGGCCCTTCATGCTATCGTTGCTTTGATTGATTTACCCTTTGGAGGTCCTTCAAAGTTTACCAAGCTCGCTAATTTCTTAAGAAATGTGTTTGACGTCAAGCGTGACCCTGAAATCCTAGTTCCAGCTAGCACAGTGCTTGGTCATCTTGCAAATGTTGGGGGAGCAGTAACTGCACGCCAAGTTGAGCAACAG GAGATGGCTGAAAATGCATTCACGGTTTTGAAGAATTATGTCCCTGAATTTTTTGACGCTATGCTGATTGCATCAAGGGACCCAAAATTGGTTATTCGGGAACGAGGAGCTGAAGCCTTGCGTGCTTTTGCGCATTCCAACATGAAGGCGGCGGCGGTTTGCACGTCGAAGAAGGCGAAACTGGATGGAATCGATCTTCTCAGCCTCCTCCCAGATAGTATACTCTGCACCATCATCTCTTTCCTCCGCACGGACGATGCCGTGCGCACTTCTGCCCTTTCTCGCCGCTGGTGTCACCTGTGGCGCTCTGCTCCGCTTAACCTTGACACTGCACATATCCGTGGGTATTGTCCCGAGCAGATTAAAGTTGTAACCAAGATTCTCTCCCAGCACCAGGGCCCGatacgccgcctccacctccacagcCTCTACTTTGCTGACCTTGATCGTTGGTTCAGGTCCCCAGCCCTTGATAATCTTCAGGAGATCGACATCTGGGTCGCTAGGTTTGATGATCCGCTGCCACTGTCTGTGCTCCGCTTTGCTCCGACCCTCCGTGTAGCCCTCATTGCCCACTGCAGCCTCTTCGAGGATGGGGACCCAGTATTTAATTTCCCGCACCTGAAAACACTCGCCCTGGGCTCCCTTTCCATATGGGAAGACACTCTCCACAGCATTCTTTCAGGATGCCCTGTCCTGGAGAGCCTGATGCTTAACAATTGTGCTGGTTTCAAACGCTTGGTGATCAACTCACCAACACTTAGAAGCCTCGGTGTCTGTGATGATCGCCATATGAAGGAATTAGTCATCCAGAATGCCCCTTGCCTGGAAAGATGTGTCAGGACTAATTTGTTTCATACTACACCAGTCATCGAGGTAATCAGGGCACCGAAACTGGAGATCTTGGGCTCACTAGCAGTCAACTTTGATAAGCTCAAGCTTGGAACCACAGTTTCACAG GAAATGGGTCGTTGCAACTTGAAAATGTCAATGCACAGTGTGAAGATTTTACATCTCACGTCTAGTGGCACTAACCTTGATGCAGTTGTTGCCTTCCTCAAAGTATTTCCTTGCTTGGAGAAGCTATATATCATG TCAACTCTGCAGATGGATATGAAAAATGTGCACCATCTAGACCCAACAGATCCAGTTGAATGTCTTGACCATCTCAGATACGTGGAGTTGAAGTGTTACATGGGCAAGAAGCCAGATGTCGATTTTGCCAGGTTTTTTGTTCTGAATGCTAaggtgctcgagttaatgaaattCGTTGTTAAGGACAAATGCACTCAGAAATGGATAACTAATCAGTACAAGCAGCTACAGTTTGATAGCAGGGCTTCTCAAAATGCTCGATTTGAGTTTGGGTCTTACATTGGCCGTGCATATCCTACCGGTTGTTTCCGAGTCGGAGGCTTTGAGTTTGGATCTGGTCACACTGGCAAGCGAAGAGTAGTCCATCAGCATGATGATCATGTCTTGTCCATGGCTGATCCCTTCGATAGCTCTTCTTGTGGACTGTGCAGAATAGTCCTTCACCATGATGATAACGTCCTATGA